AACTGTCTCTTTTACGTTCATTTTTACCCATCTCCTATACTAAAATAAAGTGCTTAATTAATGTATCTAAAAATCCTGAGAATATCAAGAAACTAAAACATACTGCATTAAATGTAATAAAAATTGCTAAAGCATGAGTCCAACGATTACTTGGCAATGTGTCTTTATGTTTCTTTTTATATCTCAACCAAGCATCATTAATACAAATTAATAAAGCATGGTAAATACCATATACAATATAATACCAGGTTAATCCATGCCATAACCCCATTAACAGGAACAGGCCGAAATACCCAACGTTTGAAGCCACAACACGACTCTTAAATATTTTTTTCTTTAATAACGTAAACATCAATCTCATGTAAACATAATCTCTAAACCAAAATGATAAAGTGATGTGCCATCTATTCCAAAATTCTTTGATGTTGGGACTAATAAATGGTTTATTAAAGTTCATGGGTGTTTCATAACCAAGTAAATAACTTGTCCCTACTGCAAACAAACTATAACCAGCAAAATCAAAAAATAAATAAAAACTATACACATACATATACCCAATTGTTCCAAGAACAGGAGCCGTTCCACCTAGTGCAACTCCTTGAACAGTTGGTAATAATTGACTACCTAAAACATATCCTATAATAAATTTATATAATAAACCTAAGAATATATAATGAATGCCTTTTTGTAACAACTCTACATATTTTTCTTTATCTGGCGGATTTAAATAATCTTTTAAAAATCGACGATAACGATCAATTGGACCAGATGAAATAGTTGGAAAGAAAATTAAAAATTGAATATAATATTTAATATTAAATTCCTTTAATATCCCGTCACGTATTTCCATCACGACTTGAACAGATTTAAAGGTTAAATAAGAATAACCTAGAAAAGCTAAAATCGACTGAGAACCAAAAAATGGTGAAAGCTTAATGATAATCATAGGCAATAGATTTAGCAAAACTGCTAAGTAAAAAATACTACTTTTATTATCTTTTTGTCTGTATTTAAAGTATATAGCCGTTAATAGTGTTTGCCAAATCATGTAGGCAATTAAAGCCAATCCCTGTTTTGAATTTGGGCCACCAAAACTAATCCATAAAAAGAAAATAGTTAAAAAATTTTGATACCACATCATTCTTTTACCATTTAAGGATAAAAGAATCGATGGAATAAATAATACACCTAATATAATAAAATAAAAAGGTTTTTCATAAGGAGTCAAGTATGGGATCAACTGTGCTAGCTGACTCATTAACTATTCACCTCATTTATTAACTTTTTACGATCTATTTTTCCGTTTTGTGTCATTGGAAGACTTTCAACAAAGACAAAACGATGTGGCACCATATAATCCATTACTGTTTTATTTAAGTCCTCTTTTAATTTTTGAATCAAGCTTTTTTCATCTGCTTTTTCAACAGGTGTTTCCAACACCACATAAGCTAATAATTGTTGTACCTTACCAGACTTATTATATTTTGGAACAGAACATGCCGAACGAATTTCTGGCAGAGTGATTAAATGGTGATCAATATCACCTAATTCCATCCTATAACCATTTAACTTAATTTGAAAATCCATTCTTCCTTTATAAAATAACAAATCGTCTTTGATTAAACCTGCATCTCCGGTTCGATAGGAAGGTACCCCTTCAAATTCAAAGAACACCTCTTTTGTTTTTTCAGAATTATTAAAATAACCTATAGATACACTTGGACCAGAAATAACAATTTCACCAATTTCACCACTAGGTAATTTTTCACCCTGATCATTCAAAATATGAATTGTTGTATCACTTTTAACTTTTCCAAGTGGTACTCGTTCATAGTTATCTAAAACATCTTGCGTGATGATAATATTAGTAATAGCAACAGTTGTTTCTGTTGGACCATATGTATTATAAATTTTAGCATTAGGGAAACGGTCTAACAATTTTTGAGCAGTATTTTTTGGTAATTCTTCGCCACAAAATTCAAAATTTTCTAATGTTGGTAAATGTTCAGAATCAAATTCTGGATTCAATAATACCATTTCAATTAATGAAGGAGTTGATACCCAGACATTCAAGGCCATTTCTGGAATTGATTTGAATAATAATGGAAAATTCTCAATCATCGTTTTCGGCATTGGAATAAGAGTTCCAGCTGATAATAAAGCAGGATACAAATCCATTACTGATAAATCAAATGAAAATGGTGCTTGACATAAAAAACGTTGATTTTTTTTCAAACAAAAATCACTCAACATCCAATTGGTAAAACTAATTAAATTATTATAAGTGATTTGCACCCCTTTTGGCTTTCCAGTTGTTCCAGATGTAAAAATAATATAATACACATCATTTTCACACACCACTTGTTTTGCTAAATATTCTTTTTCATCATTCATCAAAGAAATAACTGTTTGTCTATCATAAACTTCTTTTGTATCTAATGGCCAATCAGACAAAGATAAAACACAAGAAGCATTTGCTTCTTCAACAATCATCGATACTCGTTCTTTAGGTGTGTGATCATCAACAGGCACGTATGAATGACCCGATTTAGTACAAGCTAAAAAAGAAATAACCATTAAAGCCTCTTGCCCACCGTAGACAATAATAGGCGTTTTCACTGGGTACCTTTCTTCTAAAAATCCAGCGAGAGAATCTGATAATTTATCTAACTCTTTATAAGTGTATCGACGATTATTTTCTTCAAAAAAGATGGTTTCTTCACTATTTAATGAAATATCTTTAATTTTTTCTAAAATTTTATTTAACATTATTTACTAGCTCCTTTTTAAAATTGATTATATATGAAAGAGCCCCCACCAACATGGCTATATTGATACAAATAAATTAATACAAGTATTATGGCTGCATAAAAAAGTGTTTTTCCAACAAAACTCATCCATCTTTTTGTATTTTCTGGCACTTCAATTTTTTTTAATTCCATACATAGCACTCCTTTACTTTCAACTCATTTTACAATCATTTAAGTTAAATTATATCAAGCATATGATTGAATTTATAATAGGTCTTGAGACCTATTTTTTATAAATCTTTGACTAGTTTAGTGTAAATACTATTGTCAACAATAATAGTCAAATATTAAAAAACCTCATATATGAGTTTATCATATTTCTACTATATTTTATAATATTTTGTGTGATTTCATTCTTTATTCTCACTTTATTATTATTAACATGTCTATTATAACAAAAAAAGGAGATAACATAATTAAATGTACCCCCCTCTCTCGTTAATATTTAAATTAATACAAAAAGCACGGCAACGTCCTACTCTCACAAAGGGAAACCCTTCACTACCCTCGGCGCTAAGAAGCTTAACTTCTGTGTTCGGCATGGTTACAGGTGTATCCTTCTTGCCATCGTCACCGCACTTATATGCTTTTTATTGAG
This genomic stretch from Vagococcus sp. CY52-2 harbors:
- a CDS encoding teichoic acid D-Ala incorporation-associated protein DltX, translating into MELKKIEVPENTKRWMSFVGKTLFYAAIILVLIYLYQYSHVGGGSFIYNQF
- the dltA gene encoding D-alanine--poly(phosphoribitol) ligase subunit DltA; protein product: MLNKILEKIKDISLNSEETIFFEENNRRYTYKELDKLSDSLAGFLEERYPVKTPIIVYGGQEALMVISFLACTKSGHSYVPVDDHTPKERVSMIVEEANASCVLSLSDWPLDTKEVYDRQTVISLMNDEKEYLAKQVVCENDVYYIIFTSGTTGKPKGVQITYNNLISFTNWMLSDFCLKKNQRFLCQAPFSFDLSVMDLYPALLSAGTLIPMPKTMIENFPLLFKSIPEMALNVWVSTPSLIEMVLLNPEFDSEHLPTLENFEFCGEELPKNTAQKLLDRFPNAKIYNTYGPTETTVAITNIIITQDVLDNYERVPLGKVKSDTTIHILNDQGEKLPSGEIGEIVISGPSVSIGYFNNSEKTKEVFFEFEGVPSYRTGDAGLIKDDLLFYKGRMDFQIKLNGYRMELGDIDHHLITLPEIRSACSVPKYNKSGKVQQLLAYVVLETPVEKADEKSLIQKLKEDLNKTVMDYMVPHRFVFVESLPMTQNGKIDRKKLINEVNS
- the dltB gene encoding D-alanyl-lipoteichoic acid biosynthesis protein DltB, which encodes MSQLAQLIPYLTPYEKPFYFIILGVLFIPSILLSLNGKRMMWYQNFLTIFFLWISFGGPNSKQGLALIAYMIWQTLLTAIYFKYRQKDNKSSIFYLAVLLNLLPMIIIKLSPFFGSQSILAFLGYSYLTFKSVQVVMEIRDGILKEFNIKYYIQFLIFFPTISSGPIDRYRRFLKDYLNPPDKEKYVELLQKGIHYIFLGLLYKFIIGYVLGSQLLPTVQGVALGGTAPVLGTIGYMYVYSFYLFFDFAGYSLFAVGTSYLLGYETPMNFNKPFISPNIKEFWNRWHITLSFWFRDYVYMRLMFTLLKKKIFKSRVVASNVGYFGLFLLMGLWHGLTWYYIVYGIYHALLICINDAWLRYKKKHKDTLPSNRWTHALAIFITFNAVCFSFLIFSGFLDTLIKHFILV